One Actinomadura viridis genomic region harbors:
- a CDS encoding ABC transporter permease has product MTGHRGSDTVSRRPAGEPPNGAPAGRTVRDRGLRDRVLRSNATLTPAALLLKVIQVGPLLMLLVIAGVFAVASPHFLVPENITNLGSQSSIVMALALGQFLVILIRGIDISVAAVVAFSAIVAVKLVGAGGSGVLFVLAMIAAGGLVGLVNGVIIVKGRLPQPLIVTVATLGVATGLSQTLTGGVAVVGLPDLVGTLGAGRLGPVPVPVVIVLGLGAVLYVVISHTQFGRWLYALGGNPEGAERMGLPTGGLTIAVYVLCGLTAGVAGLITAGQTDSATPLAGSGNILDAITAVVIGGTSLFGGRGSLLNVLVGALILGTIRNGLDLLNVNPYMQLVAIGVIIVVALELDVARKHLEDRVSRSQAGEVEA; this is encoded by the coding sequence GTGACCGGGCACCGCGGGTCGGACACCGTTTCGCGGCGACCCGCGGGCGAGCCGCCGAACGGAGCGCCCGCCGGGCGGACCGTACGCGATCGGGGGCTGCGCGACCGGGTCCTACGGTCGAACGCGACCCTGACGCCGGCGGCCCTGCTCCTGAAGGTCATACAGGTCGGCCCGCTGCTGATGCTGCTCGTGATCGCCGGTGTCTTCGCCGTGGCGAGCCCTCATTTCCTCGTCCCGGAGAACATCACCAACCTCGGCTCGCAAAGCTCGATCGTGATGGCCCTGGCCCTGGGCCAGTTCCTGGTGATCCTGATCCGCGGGATCGACATCTCCGTGGCCGCGGTGGTCGCGTTCTCGGCCATCGTCGCGGTGAAGCTCGTCGGGGCCGGGGGATCGGGTGTGCTGTTCGTGCTCGCGATGATCGCGGCCGGTGGCCTGGTCGGCCTGGTCAACGGCGTGATCATCGTGAAGGGGCGGCTGCCTCAGCCGCTCATCGTCACCGTGGCCACCCTGGGGGTGGCGACCGGGCTGTCCCAGACCCTCACCGGCGGCGTCGCCGTCGTCGGCCTGCCCGACCTGGTGGGGACGCTCGGCGCGGGGCGGCTGGGGCCGGTCCCCGTCCCCGTCGTCATCGTCCTGGGCCTCGGTGCGGTGCTCTATGTCGTCATCTCGCACACGCAGTTCGGGCGCTGGCTCTACGCCTTGGGCGGCAACCCCGAGGGCGCGGAGCGGATGGGGCTGCCCACCGGAGGGCTGACCATCGCCGTCTACGTCCTGTGCGGCCTGACGGCCGGCGTGGCCGGGCTGATCACAGCGGGCCAGACCGACAGCGCCACCCCCCTGGCCGGCAGCGGCAACATCCTCGACGCGATCACCGCCGTGGTCATCGGCGGAACCAGCCTGTTCGGCGGGCGCGGATCACTGCTCAACGTTCTGGTCGGCGCGCTCATCCTCGGCACCATCCGCAACGGGCTCGACCTGCTCAACGTCAACCCGTACATGCAGCTGGTGGCGATCGGTGTGATCATCGTGGTCGCGCTCGAACTGGACGTCGCCCGCAAGCACCTGGAGGACCGGGTCTCGCGCTCTCAGGCGGGGGAGGTCGAGGCATGA